The window GTCTATGATCTCTCGGGACATGACACGTAGGGATTCAGCGTGTTTGGGTCGAATCATGACGAAACTGCCGCGGCTCACAGGGCGACAACTGTTTGCCGCGTTCCACAAGGCTGGCTTTGAAGTAATATGGGTGAAGGGAAGCCATCACTTTCTACGTCATCCCGATGGACTGCGTACGGTTGTACCCGTTCATCAGGGAGAAACAATCGGTCCGGGTTTGATGTCCAAGATTCTCCGCGATTGTGAGATGACGCACGATGAACTGCTGGAACTGCTTTAAAGAGTGTTCTTCTATGTCTGGAGGTGGCTGTGCCTAACATCCGCTGCAGCCGACCCGCCTCCGCTGGCGCTCCGGCGGGCGGCTGAGCTCGATGCCGTTAGCCGCGCATTTGACAAGGAGACATTTGTATGCCGGTGATAGCACGCTTCTATGACATTGTCATCAAAATGTACACTGAATCCGTGAGATATGAACTTAACTTGGCAATTTTAAAATAAGTCGACGTTCGGGGTATTTGTGGATGGAGGCGCCCATGGACGGAGGCTATTTGCCGCACGGAACAAATACCCCTGCCGTCGGCTTATGGATTCAGGCATTTCCTTATCGCGGTC is drawn from Deltaproteobacteria bacterium and contains these coding sequences:
- a CDS encoding type II toxin-antitoxin system HicA family toxin, encoding MTKLPRLTGRQLFAAFHKAGFEVIWVKGSHHFLRHPDGLRTVVPVHQGETIGPGLMSKILRDCEMTHDELLELL